In Agrobacterium sp. RAC06, a single window of DNA contains:
- a CDS encoding DUF6101 family protein produces MTNTVLKPAWAGATLRLDPSRFPQQVTYALRGALGDVTITIDERGAVLRKILPGSGLPLSFALPARAFKGVAARAIDHGDGEVTVTLELHHDDPDLCIPLLVAHDLCDIAADWRGWADAFRIPMLMVEADGVARPLEEHLGDIRTKETQPRRRHSYFAERRPRFLVRRTTGKLGVTMKISGKEIIARN; encoded by the coding sequence ATGACGAACACGGTTTTGAAGCCAGCATGGGCCGGCGCCACTCTGCGTCTGGATCCCTCGCGGTTCCCCCAGCAGGTGACTTACGCATTGCGGGGCGCTCTGGGCGACGTCACGATCACCATCGATGAGCGCGGCGCCGTTCTGCGCAAGATCCTCCCCGGCAGTGGCTTGCCGCTGTCCTTTGCTCTTCCGGCGCGGGCCTTCAAGGGCGTCGCTGCGCGTGCCATCGACCATGGCGACGGTGAAGTCACCGTGACGCTTGAACTGCATCACGACGATCCGGATCTCTGCATTCCGCTGCTCGTGGCTCATGATCTCTGCGATATCGCTGCCGACTGGCGCGGCTGGGCGGATGCGTTCCGCATTCCCATGCTGATGGTCGAGGCCGATGGCGTGGCTCGTCCGCTTGAAGAGCATCTCGGCGATATCCGCACCAAGGAAACGCAGCCGCGTCGCCGCCATTCCTACTTCGCGGAGCGTCGCCCGCGCTTCCTGGTGCGCCGTACAACCGGCAAGCTGGGTGTAACCATGAAGATTTCCGGAAAGGAAATCATCGCACGCAACTGA
- a CDS encoding DUF1217 domain-containing protein → MVSTYLSYNLVNRDIKGSINRTASDPVVARQTEYFKENIGKVTNLEEFLDDYQLYSYAMKAHGLEEMTYAKAFMKKVLESDLSDEASFANQLTDERYRNFAASFQFSAEKTDLQTDSQQTILLERYEASLAAQSDTLEAEAFYYEAVIDNITSVSGLVNNSRLMTFALDAYGIDGNVYTKDHLTKVLTSDTSDPNSYVNQLVANGAANASKFLKLAEAFDFNADGSLSGATAQTAAQKEATVSLYVDEEQIYVTDYYRQRERAYYEQKIATITSVDELTADTRLFNYVKTAFELGSMGASTFKRIVTSDTSDPNSYAATNGGDAWVAIAGKFNFASDGTVESGMTAQGSTQLASTNSGFATFYDDADEERKEALTELFKTNISEAENVDDILTDTTMRLVLQRTFGFEANEFSVRELRQALTSDFTDPNSFANKSKDTRLIEMSKLFNFDGEGNAAVPLSPHNTLTATMIAKQYVINEVRFLDDNERTAAREAATKKAEVYQERIQSIDTVKELLADRDVIDVVIGAYGLDPEDVTDDFLKQVFASDLSDPKSFVNQQPDSRWAELVASFNFDANGNLTRETIGTVQQRGETLETVNKYLRQTLEETEGASNEAVRLALYFERTAPNITDAYGLIADDALMAVFRTTFGFSDEFSNMDVDQQARIINDNLDLADLQDPTKLERFLQRYTAMYDTENASFSNSAVSILSGGSGSISADLLFSLAQLKA, encoded by the coding sequence ATGGTCTCGACCTATCTGAGCTACAATCTCGTCAACCGTGACATCAAGGGGAGCATCAACCGCACCGCTTCCGATCCGGTTGTCGCGCGCCAGACCGAGTACTTCAAGGAGAACATCGGCAAGGTCACGAACCTCGAGGAATTCCTCGACGACTACCAGCTCTATTCCTATGCGATGAAGGCCCATGGTCTCGAAGAGATGACCTATGCCAAGGCCTTCATGAAAAAGGTGCTGGAAAGCGATCTTTCCGACGAAGCGAGCTTCGCCAACCAGCTGACCGACGAGCGCTACCGCAATTTCGCCGCTTCTTTCCAGTTCTCGGCGGAAAAGACCGATTTGCAGACGGACTCCCAGCAGACGATTTTGCTCGAAAGATACGAAGCCTCGCTTGCCGCCCAGAGCGACACGCTGGAGGCGGAAGCCTTCTACTACGAGGCCGTGATCGACAACATCACCAGCGTCAGCGGCTTGGTCAACAATAGCCGCCTGATGACCTTCGCACTCGACGCCTATGGCATCGACGGCAACGTCTATACCAAGGATCATTTGACCAAGGTCCTCACGAGCGACACCTCGGATCCGAACAGCTATGTCAATCAGTTGGTCGCCAATGGCGCTGCCAACGCGTCGAAATTCCTGAAGCTCGCCGAAGCCTTCGACTTCAATGCCGATGGCTCGCTCTCTGGCGCGACTGCCCAGACGGCGGCCCAGAAGGAGGCCACCGTCTCGCTGTATGTCGACGAAGAGCAGATCTACGTCACCGATTACTATCGTCAGCGCGAGCGCGCCTATTATGAGCAGAAGATCGCGACGATCACGTCGGTCGATGAACTGACCGCCGATACGCGCCTGTTCAATTACGTCAAGACTGCATTCGAGCTGGGCTCGATGGGGGCTTCGACCTTCAAGCGGATCGTAACGAGCGACACCTCCGACCCGAACAGCTACGCGGCCACCAATGGCGGCGATGCGTGGGTGGCCATTGCCGGCAAGTTCAACTTCGCCAGCGACGGAACGGTCGAAAGCGGCATGACCGCGCAGGGTTCCACACAGCTCGCATCGACGAATTCGGGCTTTGCAACCTTCTACGACGATGCGGATGAAGAGCGCAAAGAGGCTTTGACCGAGCTCTTCAAGACCAATATCTCCGAGGCCGAAAACGTCGATGACATTCTGACTGACACGACGATGCGCCTTGTCCTGCAGCGTACGTTTGGTTTCGAGGCCAATGAATTCTCGGTGCGCGAACTGAGGCAGGCCCTGACCAGCGATTTCACCGATCCAAACAGTTTTGCCAACAAGTCGAAGGACACGCGTCTGATCGAGATGTCGAAGCTCTTCAACTTCGACGGCGAGGGCAATGCCGCCGTGCCGCTTTCGCCGCACAATACGCTGACGGCGACGATGATCGCGAAGCAATATGTCATCAACGAAGTCCGCTTCCTCGACGACAACGAGAGAACCGCCGCACGCGAAGCCGCGACCAAAAAGGCCGAGGTTTACCAGGAGCGCATTCAGTCGATCGACACCGTCAAGGAGCTGCTCGCCGATCGCGACGTTATCGACGTGGTCATCGGCGCCTACGGCCTGGATCCAGAGGATGTCACCGATGACTTCCTCAAGCAGGTTTTCGCATCGGACCTGTCCGATCCCAAGAGCTTCGTCAATCAGCAGCCGGACAGCCGCTGGGCCGAACTTGTCGCTTCCTTCAACTTTGACGCCAATGGCAATCTGACCCGCGAGACGATCGGTACGGTCCAGCAGCGTGGCGAGACCCTGGAAACCGTGAACAAGTATCTCCGGCAGACACTGGAAGAAACCGAAGGCGCAAGCAACGAGGCTGTCCGCCTGGCGCTCTATTTCGAGCGCACCGCGCCGAACATCACCGATGCCTATGGCCTCATCGCCGACGACGCGCTCATGGCGGTCTTCCGGACGACGTTCGGTTTCTCGGACGAGTTCTCCAACATGGACGTCGACCAGCAGGCGCGCATCATCAACGACAACCTCGACCTGGCCGACCTGCAGGATCCAACCAAACTGGAGCGGTTCTTGCAGCGCTACACTGCCATGTACGACACGGAAAACGCCAGTTTCAGCAATTCCGCCGTCTCCATTCTGAGCGGCGGCAGTGGCAGCATCTCGGCAGATCTGCTGTTCAGCCTGGCGCAGCTGAAGGCCTGA
- a CDS encoding MipA/OmpV family protein, with amino-acid sequence MNRLRLIALLSASVAVSSSPAFADGLFSGNWYVTLGGAGISAPTFEGSKNRKLFFQPIISVGRGGAPRFSSRNDNPSFAIYNTDVLRAGVVGKFVPSRDAGTDDALRGLSEVKWGGELGGFADVYVTDWMRARAEVRQGIRAHDGLVADIAVDAFTDIAPDLRVSAGPRMTFATSGYTSAYYGVDAAESAASGLSQYNPDGGVTSYGAGGAITWNATDKITMSAFTEYKRLAGPAADSSLVQERGSKNQLMFGVSASYKFGVSFN; translated from the coding sequence ATGAACAGGCTGCGTCTTATCGCCCTGCTTTCCGCATCGGTTGCGGTCTCGTCTTCGCCGGCCTTCGCCGATGGTCTCTTCTCCGGAAACTGGTATGTCACCCTCGGCGGCGCCGGCATCTCCGCGCCGACCTTCGAAGGCTCCAAGAACCGCAAGCTCTTCTTCCAGCCGATCATTTCGGTCGGCCGTGGCGGTGCGCCGCGCTTCTCCTCGCGCAACGACAATCCGTCTTTCGCAATCTACAACACGGACGTTCTGCGTGCCGGTGTTGTCGGCAAGTTCGTGCCCTCGCGCGACGCCGGTACTGACGATGCGCTGCGGGGCCTCTCCGAGGTCAAGTGGGGCGGTGAACTCGGCGGTTTCGCCGATGTCTATGTCACCGACTGGATGCGGGCCCGTGCCGAAGTGCGTCAGGGCATCCGCGCCCATGATGGCTTGGTCGCCGATATCGCGGTCGATGCCTTCACCGATATCGCGCCCGATCTCAGGGTCTCGGCCGGTCCGCGCATGACCTTCGCCACCAGCGGTTACACCAGCGCTTACTACGGCGTGGACGCGGCCGAATCTGCCGCGTCGGGGCTCAGCCAGTACAATCCGGACGGTGGCGTGACCTCCTATGGTGCGGGCGGGGCGATCACCTGGAACGCCACCGACAAGATCACCATGAGCGCCTTTACCGAATACAAGCGGCTCGCCGGCCCGGCTGCCGATTCGAGCCTCGTGCAGGAACGCGGCAGCAAGAATCAGCTGATGTTCGGCGTCTCTGCCAGCTATAAGTTCGGCGTCAGCTTCAACTGA
- the modB gene encoding molybdate ABC transporter permease subunit, with protein sequence MPHLTLTAEEWTAMLLSLKVAAVAVTFSLPLGLLVAWLLSRKEFWGKSLLNGLVHLPLILPPVVTGYLLLITFGRRGAVGAFLEETFGLVFSFRWTGAALAAAVMGFPLLVRSIRLSLDAVDRRLEAAASTLGAPPPYVFFTVTLPLILPGIAAGVILAFAKSMGEFGATITFVSNIPGETQTLASAIYTYTQVPGGDIAAMRLTVISIVLSLGALIASEFLSRRIAARVGAA encoded by the coding sequence ATGCCACATTTGACCCTGACGGCCGAAGAATGGACCGCGATGCTCTTGAGCCTGAAGGTCGCGGCCGTTGCCGTGACCTTTTCGCTCCCTTTGGGGCTTCTCGTGGCCTGGCTTTTGTCGCGCAAGGAGTTCTGGGGCAAGTCGCTCCTCAACGGCCTTGTGCATCTGCCGCTGATCCTGCCGCCTGTTGTCACTGGCTACCTTCTTCTCATCACCTTTGGCCGCAGAGGCGCCGTCGGCGCCTTCCTGGAAGAGACCTTTGGCCTCGTCTTCTCCTTCAGGTGGACGGGAGCGGCCCTTGCTGCCGCCGTCATGGGTTTCCCGCTGCTGGTGCGTTCGATCCGCCTGTCGCTGGATGCCGTCGATCGCCGGCTGGAGGCTGCCGCTTCCACCCTTGGCGCACCGCCACCTTACGTCTTCTTCACGGTGACCCTGCCGTTGATCCTGCCCGGCATCGCCGCCGGCGTTATCCTTGCCTTCGCCAAATCGATGGGCGAATTCGGCGCGACGATCACGTTCGTCTCCAACATTCCCGGCGAAACCCAGACGCTGGCATCGGCGATCTATACCTATACCCAGGTGCCCGGTGGTGACATCGCCGCCATGCGCCTCACCGTGATCTCGATCGTCCTGTCGCTCGGTGCCCTCATCGCTTCCGAGTTTCTGTCACGCCGCATCGCCGCTCGTGTGGGAGCCGCCTGA
- a CDS encoding branched-chain amino acid aminotransferase, translated as MAVDTSARTPTFTYVDGEWFAGNPPLIGPVSHAMWLGSTVFDGARWFDGIAPDLDLHCQRVNRSAANMGMKATMEAEEIERLAWEGIEKFDGKTAIYIKPMYWAEHGQMGSVVAADPESTRFALCLFEAPMHTAKPSSLTVSPFRRPTPECAMTDAKTGSLYPNSGRMIIDARKRGFDNALVRDMNGNVVETASSNVFMVKDGVVFTPAANRTFLAGITRARIMGLLRQAGFEVREVTLSVEDFMNADEIFQTGNYSKVVPVTRLDDAQFQEGPVTRKALELYMDWAKSTAGTDG; from the coding sequence ATGGCCGTCGATACATCCGCCCGCACCCCTACCTTCACCTATGTCGACGGAGAATGGTTTGCCGGCAACCCGCCGCTGATCGGGCCGGTCTCGCATGCGATGTGGCTGGGCTCGACGGTGTTTGATGGCGCGCGCTGGTTCGACGGCATTGCCCCGGATCTCGACCTGCATTGCCAGCGCGTCAATCGCTCGGCCGCCAACATGGGCATGAAGGCGACCATGGAGGCCGAGGAGATCGAGCGCCTCGCCTGGGAAGGCATCGAGAAGTTCGACGGCAAGACCGCGATCTACATCAAGCCGATGTATTGGGCCGAACACGGCCAGATGGGCTCGGTGGTCGCAGCCGATCCGGAATCGACGCGCTTTGCGCTCTGCCTTTTTGAGGCGCCGATGCACACGGCAAAGCCCTCCTCGCTGACGGTTTCCCCCTTCCGGCGTCCGACGCCGGAATGCGCGATGACCGATGCCAAGACCGGCAGCCTTTACCCGAATTCCGGCCGCATGATCATCGACGCCCGCAAACGCGGCTTCGACAATGCGCTGGTGCGCGACATGAACGGCAATGTCGTGGAGACGGCCTCCTCCAACGTCTTCATGGTGAAGGATGGCGTGGTCTTCACCCCTGCGGCGAACCGCACCTTCCTTGCCGGCATCACCCGTGCGCGCATCATGGGCCTGCTGCGCCAGGCCGGCTTCGAGGTGCGCGAGGTGACGCTGTCTGTCGAGGACTTCATGAATGCCGACGAGATCTTCCAGACCGGCAATTATTCCAAGGTCGTGCCTGTGACGCGTCTCGATGACGCGCAGTTCCAGGAAGGCCCGGTGACGCGCAAGGCACTGGAACTCTACATGGACTGGGCGAAATCGACTGCCGGCACGGACGGCTGA
- the modA gene encoding molybdate ABC transporter substrate-binding protein: MLLAVGVMILAPSGGRAEHPVTVFAAASLKESLEEIAAAWKQAGGTEVRLSLAGSSALARQIEQGAPADLFISADLKWMDHLETVGQVKADSRVNLLGNRIVLVAPTDAATTATIAPGFPLASLLGDERLAMANVDAVPAGAYGKAALESLGVWESVKDKVAQAENVRAALLLVSRGEAPFGIVYETDARVDPGVKILDRFPEDSHPAIVYPAALTTDSKNPRAAEFLAYLQGADAHAIFIAAGFTVLAKTN, translated from the coding sequence ATGCTCCTGGCAGTAGGCGTCATGATCCTTGCTCCGTCGGGTGGGCGCGCCGAACACCCGGTCACGGTCTTCGCCGCCGCAAGTCTGAAGGAGAGCCTCGAAGAGATTGCCGCTGCGTGGAAGCAAGCGGGCGGAACGGAGGTCCGGCTCTCCCTCGCCGGCAGCTCGGCGCTCGCCAGGCAGATCGAGCAGGGCGCGCCAGCCGACCTCTTCATTTCTGCCGATCTCAAATGGATGGACCACCTTGAGACGGTGGGCCAGGTAAAGGCGGACAGCCGGGTGAACCTGCTCGGCAACCGGATCGTTCTTGTCGCGCCGACGGATGCGGCCACGACGGCGACCATCGCCCCTGGCTTCCCGCTCGCATCCCTTCTTGGCGATGAACGTCTGGCCATGGCCAATGTCGATGCCGTCCCCGCCGGAGCCTATGGCAAGGCCGCGCTCGAAAGCCTCGGCGTCTGGGAGAGCGTCAAGGACAAGGTTGCCCAGGCCGAGAACGTCCGTGCTGCCTTGCTGCTCGTCTCCCGCGGCGAGGCGCCTTTCGGCATCGTCTACGAAACGGATGCCAGGGTTGATCCCGGCGTGAAGATCCTCGACCGCTTCCCCGAGGACAGCCATCCCGCCATCGTCTATCCGGCAGCTCTCACGACGGATAGCAAGAACCCGCGCGCCGCCGAATTCCTCGCTTACTTGCAGGGCGCGGACGCCCATGCCATCTTCATCGCCGCCGGCTTCACAGTGCTGGCCAAGACAAACTGA
- the ubiA gene encoding 4-hydroxybenzoate octaprenyltransferase — MSTTEPNIDRVIDAPSDNFVYRILPRWLWPHAQLARWDRPIGWQLLMWPCFWSSALAANALAAEGRLNLLLFVFHLFLFFVGSVAMRGAGCTYNDLVDHEIDNMVARTRSRPLPSGRISRRNAKIFMVVQSLVGLVVLLCFNSFSIMLGILSLAVVAIYPFAKRFTDWPQFFLGLAFSWGGLMGWAGLHGNLSLAAILVYVGAVAWTIGYDTIYAHQDREDDALVGVRSTARLFDRETKIWLSGLYGLTLVLLLSAFIAAGAAFPAIIGLLIAAALFAWQIKVLDIDDGAQCLALFKSNNRVGLIIFLGLVAALPFA; from the coding sequence ATGAGCACCACTGAGCCGAACATCGATCGCGTCATCGACGCGCCCTCCGACAACTTCGTATATCGCATTCTGCCGCGATGGCTCTGGCCGCATGCCCAGCTCGCCCGCTGGGATCGGCCGATCGGCTGGCAGCTCCTGATGTGGCCCTGCTTCTGGTCCTCGGCGCTTGCCGCCAATGCGCTTGCGGCCGAGGGGCGCCTGAACCTTCTGCTTTTCGTCTTCCACCTCTTCCTGTTCTTCGTCGGTTCTGTCGCCATGCGCGGCGCAGGCTGCACCTATAACGACCTCGTCGACCATGAGATCGACAACATGGTCGCCCGCACGCGGTCGCGTCCGCTGCCGTCGGGGCGCATCTCGCGCCGCAACGCCAAGATCTTCATGGTCGTGCAGTCCCTGGTCGGGCTCGTCGTGCTCCTCTGCTTCAACAGCTTCTCGATCATGCTCGGCATCCTGTCGCTCGCCGTCGTCGCGATCTATCCCTTCGCCAAGCGCTTCACCGACTGGCCGCAATTCTTCCTCGGGCTGGCTTTTTCCTGGGGCGGCCTGATGGGTTGGGCCGGCCTGCACGGCAATCTCTCGCTCGCTGCCATTCTCGTCTATGTCGGGGCGGTCGCCTGGACGATCGGCTACGACACGATCTACGCCCATCAGGACCGCGAGGATGATGCGCTGGTCGGCGTCCGCTCGACGGCGCGTCTCTTCGATCGCGAGACCAAGATCTGGCTGAGCGGGCTCTATGGGTTGACGCTGGTGCTACTCCTGTCGGCTTTCATCGCTGCCGGTGCGGCTTTCCCCGCAATCATAGGTCTCTTGATTGCAGCTGCGCTCTTCGCCTGGCAGATCAAGGTGCTCGACATCGATGATGGAGCGCAGTGCCTGGCGCTGTTCAAGTCGAACAACCGCGTCGGCCTGATCATTTTCTTAGGCCTCGTCGCCGCCCTTCCTTTCGCCTGA